From Mycobacterium colombiense CECT 3035:
GCTCCGTGTCAGGCATCCATCCATACAACCCGATGGCCGGGCACCGACGTCGCTATCGCCCATTTCGATTCGCGATGGCCGCCATCGGCCGGCGTAATGGAACAGCCGCGGGCCGTCGTCGTGTTGGTGTACGGCATGGAGATCTGGGATCTGCGGGCGTTCATCGGTGTGGTGGAGGAAGGGGGCCTCTCCGCGGCAGCGCGCCGTCTGCACATCAGCCAGCCATCGCTGTCACAGACCATCCAGGCCCTCGAGAAGGAGCTCGACGTGCGGCTGTTGACCCGCAGCAGCTCCGGCGTCGCGCCCACACCGGCGGGAATGACACTGCTGGGCGAGGCGCGGGCGGTGATCGCGCGCTACGACCATGCGATCACCGCAATGGCGAAGCATTCGGCGCAGGAGGGCCGGTCGCTGAGGATAGGCGTTCCCCTCGAGCTGCCCGCGCAGCCGCTCTCGGGGGCGCTCGCGTCGCTGGCGACGGCGTTCCCGCTGACGGTGGTGCAGGTGCGTCATCTGTCGACCGCGGCGCAGATCGAAGCGCTGACGGGCGGGGAGTTGGACGTGGGACTGGTGCGGGAACGCCCGATCGCCAAGCATCTCGACGTCTCGATCGTCACCGAGGAGCCACTCGGCGTGCTGCTCGCCGCCGAGCACGCCGACGCGATGGATACGACCGACGGGCAGGTGCGCCTGGACCGATTGTCCGGTCTGCAGTGGCTCGGGTTTCCCCGCGCGGGCAGCCCGGCCTGGTATGACGAGCTGACGGCGGTGCTACGCAGCCATGGCATTGACCCGGGGCCCGCGGCGTCGTACGACCAGGACCTGTTGCCGGAGGTGAAGCTGGCGGCGGTGAGTGCTGGGGGGAAATTCGCGCTGGCCCCCGCGGGACGGCTGGAACCCCTTCCGGATTCGGTGCGCTGGCTGGCCCTCGCCGGACGCCCGCTGGTGCGCCGGACCTGGGTGGCGTGGCCCGGCGCGTCGCGGCGGCGCGATCTCGCGCACCTCGTCGCGGCTCTGGAAGACACACTCGCTGCGCTAGCCGCCGGCGATGATGTGTAGGCGCCGGTCCCGGTATTCGCGGTCCGAGATGACGCCCCGCGCATACAGGATGTCCAGTTGCCGCAGTCGCTCCGACGACGCGGCCGGGTGCTCGGGAGATTCCCTGCGCCGCAAGGTGTCCGGTCCCGCACGCCACCCGTCGCCCAACTCGAGGAGCCGCAGCGCGAACAGCACGCCGGCGCCGGTCACCGGCAGGCCCAGATAGAGCATCCAGCCCAGCGGCACGCCGGCCCGGCTTAGCGCGAAATAACGCGTCACCAGAAACAAGGAGACCGCCACGCCGGCCGCCAGCACGAGGACCTTGCTCTTCATTCGCGGAAATCCTCTGTCTCGGGGGCTTGAGGCAACTGCAAACCCGCTGCGTCGCTACCGATCCCAACTCGTGGCGACGTAATCCTGCGGCCGGCGCCTTGAAGGATCCTTGGAGTGTCCTCGCAGTTGCCCCGCGTGACCTGCGTGTCTATCGATCAGCCACTACTGTGGTGCCTCATGGGGACGCCGAAGGCCAGGGCACGCGCCGCGCTGTTCGGGTGCGTGACCGCCGTCGTCCTGGCCGCCGGTCCCTCGTTCGGCGGCGCAACGGCCGCCGCCACGCCGTCGGTCGTGACGCCCCGCCGCCGGTTCCGGGTGGTGCGGTGCCGGTGCAACCGGTCGGGGGAGGCGGGTGCATCATCGGCCTCAATTGCGGGTGCATTCGCAATGTCACCTGCCCGTCACCGCGCCCGCGCCACCCGGGCGTCAACAACAACCAGCACGCCGCGCCCGCCCCACCGAATCCCTAGCGCCGAAACCGCGGGCGGCTTTCCTATCATTTGGTGATGGGTGCCGCTGGGTTGGAGACCGTGGGTTCGCCGGCGTTCGCCGACGAGGACCCGGCCCGCTTTCGTGCCGCCGGCTGGTGGTGCGATACGACGCTGTCGGATGCGGTGCGCCGCAACGCCGAACGCACACCGGACCGCATCGCATATCGCGACCACGGCGGGTCCGCCCTGACTTGGTCTGAATTCGACTGTGCAGCAAATTGTTTGGCTGAGTCGTTGGCCGGGGCCGGTGTCGCCCGTGGTGACCGGGTGGCGGTGTGGCACGGCGACTGCGCCGCCATTCACGTGCTGTTCGTCGCGATCGAACGCTGCGGTGCGGTAGTCGTCGGCATCGGCGCGCGCGCCGGCGCGCGCGAGGCGTCGGCGATCCTGTGCACCGCCCAGCCGAAGCTCGTGATCAGTGACCCGCCCCGCGCCGGGATCGCCGCGGACGTGGCGGACGAACTGCGGGCGGCCAGTCTGGTGTTGAGCCACGACGACGGGAAACTCGGGCTCGACGTCGACGTCGACGTCGACGTCGACGTCGACGCCGAGCCCAGGGCGCCGGCGGCCGGCTGCGAACTCGGCCCCGACGATGTCTTCCTGATCAACTCGACGTCCGGCACCACCGGGCTGCCCAAGTGTGTCGTGCACACCCAGAACCGTTGGCACTACTTCCATCAGAAGGCGGTCGCCAACGGCCTGCTGACCAGCGACGAGGTATTCCTGCCGGTCATTCCCACCCCGTTCGGGTTCGGGCTGTGGACCAGCCACACCACGCCGATCTTCCTCGGCGCCACCGCGGTGATCCTGAACCGGTTCACCACGACGGCCACCTGCGAGGCGATAGAACGGCACAAGGCCACCGTATTATGTTGCGTCAGCACACAATTGACCATGCTGATGGCGGACCCCGCGAGCCGCCGCCACGACCTCAGTTCGCTGCGCGTGGTGTACACCGGCGGGGAGGCCCTACCGTATCGGCCCGCCGCCGAGTTCGAGGAACTCACGGGCGCCAAAATCCTGCAGTTCTACGGGTCCAACGAGACCGGGATGCTCAGCGCGACCACCGTTGACGACCCGCGCGAGCGCCGGCTGCGCACCGGCGGTCGCGTCATCCCCGAAATGGAGGTCCGGCTGTTCGACGGGGACCGCGACGTCACCGCGACGGGGCGCGGCCAGCCCGCGTGCCGGGGACCGGCGACCAGCCTCGGTTACCTCGGAGGCACCGACCACGACAAGCTGTTCACCCGCGACGGGTGGATGCGCATGGGCGACATCTGTGAAATCGACGCCGACGGCTACCTGCGCGTCACCGGGCGCACGTCCGATTTCATCGTGCGTGGCGGCAAGAACATCAGCGCCGGCCAGGTCGAAGACGCCGTCATGACCCATCCCGCCATCGCGATCGCGGCGGCCGTCGCGATGCCCGACCCGGTGTTCGGCG
This genomic window contains:
- a CDS encoding LysR family transcriptional regulator; translated protein: MEQPRAVVVLVYGMEIWDLRAFIGVVEEGGLSAAARRLHISQPSLSQTIQALEKELDVRLLTRSSSGVAPTPAGMTLLGEARAVIARYDHAITAMAKHSAQEGRSLRIGVPLELPAQPLSGALASLATAFPLTVVQVRHLSTAAQIEALTGGELDVGLVRERPIAKHLDVSIVTEEPLGVLLAAEHADAMDTTDGQVRLDRLSGLQWLGFPRAGSPAWYDELTAVLRSHGIDPGPAASYDQDLLPEVKLAAVSAGGKFALAPAGRLEPLPDSVRWLALAGRPLVRRTWVAWPGASRRRDLAHLVAALEDTLAALAAGDDV
- a CDS encoding SHOCT domain-containing protein; the encoded protein is MKSKVLVLAAGVAVSLFLVTRYFALSRAGVPLGWMLYLGLPVTGAGVLFALRLLELGDGWRAGPDTLRRRESPEHPAASSERLRQLDILYARGVISDREYRDRRLHIIAGG
- a CDS encoding class I adenylate-forming enzyme family protein; amino-acid sequence: MGAAGLETVGSPAFADEDPARFRAAGWWCDTTLSDAVRRNAERTPDRIAYRDHGGSALTWSEFDCAANCLAESLAGAGVARGDRVAVWHGDCAAIHVLFVAIERCGAVVVGIGARAGAREASAILCTAQPKLVISDPPRAGIAADVADELRAASLVLSHDDGKLGLDVDVDVDVDVDAEPRAPAAGCELGPDDVFLINSTSGTTGLPKCVVHTQNRWHYFHQKAVANGLLTSDEVFLPVIPTPFGFGLWTSHTTPIFLGATAVILNRFTTTATCEAIERHKATVLCCVSTQLTMLMADPASRRHDLSSLRVVYTGGEALPYRPAAEFEELTGAKILQFYGSNETGMLSATTVDDPRERRLRTGGRVIPEMEVRLFDGDRDVTATGRGQPACRGPATSLGYLGGTDHDKLFTRDGWMRMGDICEIDADGYLRVTGRTSDFIVRGGKNISAGQVEDAVMTHPAIAIAAAVAMPDPVFGEKVCLYAELTDGSAVDLPGLVEHLLALGVSKELLPERLIVVDELPRSSGGKIAKARLREDIGARIEAGHERS